The proteins below come from a single Dehalococcoidia bacterium genomic window:
- a CDS encoding methyltransferase domain-containing protein, with translation MDYKTKKFDLDWGDEDVVPEIIFPDTMFIFKRMGEVILEMASPIDGERVLDVGCGRAIDALQFAKNGALAIGLDPSSKMMLGAKSFLDDNSDGNVDLVRAIGEAMPFKNRSLDKIICKGALDHFADMPKTMSDMAQALKPTGSAIIAIANFDSLSCKIGRNWFPIVKKIYRQSGDRHPWQPPEDHNYKFDCPILKSTVANDFKVQKIKGMSLLWTAPYWGKILSLMPKWASNGILKTLDGIASRLPSLSDVIIIKVAPKGS, from the coding sequence ATGGATTATAAGACCAAGAAGTTCGACCTGGACTGGGGCGATGAGGATGTCGTTCCGGAGATAATATTCCCCGATACCATGTTCATCTTCAAACGCATGGGCGAGGTGATCCTCGAGATGGCATCTCCGATAGACGGCGAAAGGGTGCTCGACGTAGGATGCGGGCGCGCCATCGACGCATTGCAGTTCGCCAAGAACGGCGCGCTGGCCATAGGCCTCGATCCATCCAGCAAGATGATGCTCGGCGCAAAGAGCTTTCTGGACGATAACAGCGACGGGAACGTGGACCTGGTGCGCGCCATCGGCGAGGCCATGCCGTTCAAGAACCGCTCCCTTGATAAGATAATCTGCAAGGGCGCGCTGGACCACTTCGCCGATATGCCTAAGACTATGTCCGACATGGCACAGGCGCTGAAACCGACCGGCTCGGCCATAATCGCCATAGCCAACTTCGACAGCCTGAGTTGCAAGATAGGCCGCAACTGGTTCCCCATCGTCAAGAAAATATACCGCCAGTCGGGCGACCGCCACCCCTGGCAGCCGCCGGAGGACCACAACTACAAGTTCGACTGCCCCATACTGAAATCGACGGTCGCAAACGATTTCAAAGTGCAAAAAATAAAGGGCATGTCCCTGCTCTGGACCGCCCCTTACTGGGGTAAGATTCTCTCGCTCATGCCCAAGTGGGCTTCAAACGGCATCCTCAAGACGCTGGACGGCATCGCGAGCCGCCTGCCGTCACTGTCCGACGTGATTATAATTAAGGTCGCGCCGAAGGGAAGCTAG
- a CDS encoding 4Fe-4S dicluster domain-containing protein → MPLYKQRDIKEIEAVLNKVLDIHCSPVARCRLLSTGFGAHHSLKLSDDIVGSVACLGCGNCIDICPVLAREPNRLEKTAQRSSMALETLVGEDCDRCFNCALVCPQVDTTIKHYIVNRHMVEAMSRLETRIGDEQEPDLDLYVEEALI, encoded by the coding sequence ATGCCGTTATATAAACAGCGAGACATAAAGGAAATAGAGGCCGTACTTAATAAAGTGCTTGATATACACTGCTCTCCTGTAGCCCGTTGCCGTCTTTTGTCCACAGGCTTCGGGGCGCATCACTCCCTCAAGCTAAGCGATGACATCGTCGGCAGCGTGGCATGCCTGGGATGCGGCAACTGCATCGATATCTGCCCGGTGCTGGCCCGCGAGCCTAATCGGTTGGAGAAGACGGCACAGAGAAGCTCGATGGCGCTCGAAACCCTCGTTGGCGAGGACTGCGACCGCTGCTTTAACTGCGCGCTGGTGTGCCCGCAGGTGGATACGACGATCAAGCATTACATAGTGAACCGGCACATGGTCGAGGCCATGTCGCGCCTGGAGACAAGGATCGGCGACGAGCAGGAGCCGGACCTGGACCTTTACGTTGAAGAAGCTTTGATCTAG
- a CDS encoding fumarate hydratase, with protein sequence MREIAAKDITKTVTRLCKEANYFLGEDVLSALKKAREKEESPTAMGVLDQIIENADIAAKEEMPLCQDCGLAIVFVELGQDAHVAGGDLYEAIHEGVRQGYAEGYLRKSVVKQPFSARVNTKDNTPAIIHTEIVKGDKLKLTVAPKGGGSENMSRFVVLKPAQGRAGVVDFVVKAVEEAGSNPCPPTIVGVGIGGSAERAMQLAKKSLLRKVGEPSQDKEVAELESELLERINATGVGPGGVGGRITSLAVHVETHPAHIASMPVAVNIQCHSARHKEAVL encoded by the coding sequence ATGAGGGAAATAGCAGCAAAAGATATCACCAAGACGGTCACCCGCCTGTGCAAGGAAGCCAACTACTTCCTGGGCGAGGATGTGCTCTCGGCGCTGAAGAAGGCGCGGGAGAAAGAGGAATCGCCGACGGCAATGGGCGTTCTGGACCAGATAATCGAGAACGCCGACATAGCGGCCAAGGAGGAGATGCCCCTTTGCCAGGACTGCGGGCTGGCCATAGTCTTCGTCGAGCTCGGCCAGGATGCGCACGTCGCGGGCGGCGATCTATACGAAGCGATACACGAGGGCGTGAGGCAGGGCTACGCCGAGGGATATCTGCGCAAGTCGGTAGTGAAACAGCCCTTCTCCGCCAGGGTTAACACCAAAGACAACACGCCCGCGATTATCCATACCGAAATCGTGAAAGGCGACAAGCTGAAGCTTACCGTAGCTCCCAAAGGAGGCGGAAGCGAGAACATGAGCCGTTTCGTCGTGCTGAAGCCGGCCCAGGGACGCGCCGGCGTCGTCGACTTCGTGGTCAAGGCGGTCGAGGAGGCCGGCAGCAACCCGTGCCCGCCGACCATCGTCGGCGTGGGCATCGGCGGCAGCGCCGAGCGGGCCATGCAGCTGGCAAAGAAATCATTGTTAAGAAAAGTAGGAGAACCTTCTCAAGATAAAGAGGTCGCTGAACTGGAGAGCGAGCTGCTGGAGCGGATAAACGCCACGGGCGTGGGGCCCGGCGGCGTCGGGGGCAGGATCACATCGCTGGCGGTGCACGTGGAAACACATCCCGCCCATATCGCCAGCATGCCGGTAGCAGTGAACATCCAGTGCCACAGCGCACGTCATAAGGAGGCAGTGCTTTGA
- a CDS encoding Fe-S-containing hydro-lyase — translation MQKNITSPFDDKTIADLKAGDQVLISGVMYVGRDSAHKRLVEAMNKGDKLPFDVKGQVIYYMGPSPTKPGKVIGSSGPTTSGRMDAYTPRMLEAGLKGMVGKGLRTKDVKDAIKKYKAVYLASVGGAAALIAKRIVKSEIIAYEELGPEALLRIEVKDFPAIVINDMYGGDLYEEGKAKYRKQIPV, via the coding sequence ATGCAGAAAAATATCACCTCACCGTTTGACGATAAAACCATTGCCGACCTGAAGGCGGGCGACCAGGTGCTCATCAGCGGCGTCATGTACGTCGGGCGCGATTCGGCGCACAAACGCCTTGTCGAGGCGATGAACAAGGGCGATAAGCTGCCCTTCGACGTTAAAGGACAGGTCATCTACTACATGGGGCCGTCGCCGACCAAGCCGGGCAAGGTTATAGGTTCCTCGGGCCCGACGACGAGCGGACGCATGGACGCATACACGCCGCGCATGCTGGAGGCCGGGCTCAAAGGAATGGTGGGCAAGGGCCTGCGCACTAAGGACGTAAAGGATGCTATCAAGAAATATAAGGCAGTCTACCTCGCCAGCGTAGGCGGAGCTGCTGCCCTTATCGCCAAGCGCATCGTTAAGTCCGAGATCATCGCATACGAGGAACTGGGGCCAGAAGCATTGCTGCGCATCGAGGTCAAGGACTTCCCTGCGATAGTGATAAACGATATGTACGGCGGAGACCTCTACGAAGAGGGTAAGGCCAAGTATCGCAAGCAAATACCAGTATGA
- a CDS encoding FAD-binding protein, translated as MPYPSYMQESVNKVAATRDRRLHEEIPRIPVEKRQPVLSGFHPDFIKSGMRELLVGPNKGDRTPNELADLLEGNSRIDPAKVNLEKPDFDVDVLVLGAGGGGGAAALIAQENGANVLIATKLRLGDANTVGAQGGTQAADRPEDSPPLHYLDTMGGARFTNNVKLVEALVKDAPDAITWLEKLGVNWDKNPDGSYYEVALAGEAVPRCHCAKDYTGLECMRVVRDEIRCRNINHIEFAPAIELILDDKGHAAGAVLVNMETNEITIVKAKAVVMATGGIGRLHVQGFPTTNHYGATADGLVMAYRAGCPLVDIDTMQYHPTCAAHPIAILGQLVTEKVRGVGAQVVNIDGEQFAHPLEPRDMLAACIIRECTERNKGIPTPTGQIGVWLDSPRIDMMHGKGTVEKELPAMVRQFQRFGIDITKEPMLIYPGLHYQNGGIKIEPDGSTPIPGLFAGGECEGGVHGKNRLGGNSTLDIWVFGRRAGRSAAEYVKTAKVGKLTLDHVNKWQGEMKKAGLVESRPISPKILPDYARQPFDYLSGNVFDKLTPGSIKVA; from the coding sequence ATGCCCTATCCGTCATATATGCAGGAAAGCGTAAACAAAGTTGCGGCCACGCGGGACAGGCGGTTGCACGAGGAAATTCCGCGTATCCCCGTCGAGAAGAGGCAGCCCGTGCTCAGCGGCTTCCACCCCGATTTTATCAAGTCGGGCATGCGTGAGCTGCTGGTGGGGCCGAATAAAGGAGACCGCACGCCCAATGAGCTGGCCGATCTGCTTGAAGGCAACAGCCGCATCGACCCGGCCAAGGTAAATCTGGAGAAACCTGATTTCGACGTCGACGTACTCGTTCTTGGTGCCGGGGGCGGCGGCGGGGCGGCGGCCCTCATCGCTCAGGAGAACGGGGCCAATGTGCTCATAGCTACCAAGCTGCGCCTTGGCGACGCCAATACCGTGGGCGCGCAGGGCGGCACGCAGGCCGCGGACAGGCCGGAGGATTCTCCTCCCCTGCACTACCTGGACACCATGGGCGGCGCCCGCTTCACCAACAACGTCAAGCTGGTCGAGGCCCTTGTCAAGGACGCGCCGGATGCTATCACCTGGCTGGAAAAGCTGGGCGTCAACTGGGACAAGAACCCGGACGGGTCCTACTATGAGGTGGCGCTGGCTGGAGAGGCCGTGCCGCGCTGCCACTGTGCCAAGGACTACACCGGCCTGGAGTGCATGCGCGTAGTGCGCGACGAGATTCGCTGCCGCAATATCAATCATATAGAGTTCGCCCCGGCCATAGAGCTAATACTGGACGATAAGGGACACGCCGCCGGAGCGGTGCTGGTCAACATGGAGACCAACGAGATAACTATAGTCAAAGCCAAGGCCGTGGTCATGGCCACCGGCGGCATAGGACGCCTGCATGTGCAGGGCTTCCCGACGACGAACCACTACGGCGCCACCGCCGACGGGCTCGTTATGGCCTACCGCGCGGGATGCCCGCTGGTGGATATAGACACTATGCAATACCATCCCACCTGCGCCGCCCATCCCATCGCGATACTGGGACAGCTGGTCACCGAGAAGGTGCGCGGCGTGGGCGCTCAGGTGGTTAACATAGACGGCGAGCAGTTCGCCCACCCGCTGGAGCCCAGGGATATGCTGGCGGCCTGCATCATACGCGAGTGCACCGAGCGCAATAAGGGAATCCCCACACCTACCGGACAGATCGGCGTATGGCTGGACTCGCCGCGCATAGACATGATGCACGGCAAGGGCACGGTGGAGAAGGAACTGCCCGCCATGGTGCGCCAGTTCCAGCGCTTCGGAATCGATATTACAAAAGAGCCGATGTTGATCTATCCCGGCCTGCACTATCAGAACGGGGGCATTAAGATAGAGCCGGACGGCTCTACGCCTATACCGGGACTGTTCGCCGGGGGAGAGTGCGAGGGCGGGGTGCACGGCAAGAACCGCCTCGGCGGCAACTCTACGCTGGACATATGGGTCTTCGGCAGAAGGGCCGGGAGATCCGCCGCCGAATACGTAAAAACGGCGAAAGTAGGGAAATTAACGCTGGATCATGTGAACAAATGGCAGGGCGAGATGAAGAAGGCCGGTCTGGTCGAGTCAAGGCCGATATCGCCCAAGATACTGCCGGACTACGCCAGGCAGCCGTTCGATTATCTGTCAGGCAACGTCTTCGATAAATTAACTCCCGGCTCGATAAAGGTAGCATAA
- a CDS encoding NUDIX hydrolase has translation MEEQTLATEKIFEGRRINLRVDRVVLPSGRETTREIAGYPNSVGIVAIDEDENVILVRQYRHAVAKTLLEIPAGGMEDGEDPVQSALRELEEETGFTAETIEQIGGAYAAPGYSTEFLYLYLATGLKPGLSRNDEDEEIEVVTVPLKDIPQMIKSGELCDGKSIIGLLTLLLYRGGCES, from the coding sequence ATGGAGGAGCAGACGCTGGCAACGGAAAAAATATTCGAGGGACGCCGCATCAACCTGCGCGTCGACAGGGTAGTTCTGCCCAGCGGCAGGGAGACAACGCGCGAGATAGCTGGATATCCCAACAGCGTCGGCATCGTGGCCATTGATGAAGATGAGAATGTGATTCTGGTGCGCCAGTACCGCCACGCTGTAGCCAAAACGCTGCTGGAGATACCGGCGGGTGGCATGGAGGACGGGGAGGATCCGGTACAGAGCGCACTGAGGGAGCTTGAAGAGGAGACCGGGTTCACCGCTGAAACGATCGAGCAGATAGGCGGTGCCTATGCGGCGCCGGGCTATTCCACGGAGTTCCTCTATCTGTATCTGGCCACCGGGCTCAAGCCCGGGCTCAGCCGCAACGATGAGGATGAGGAAATCGAGGTCGTTACAGTGCCGCTGAAGGATATACCTCAGATGATAAAATCCGGAGAGTTATGCGACGGCAAGAGCATTATAGGCTTGCTGACGCTGCTGCTGTATCGCGGAGGGTGCGAGAGTTGA
- a CDS encoding glycosyltransferase family 4 protein: protein MKICLLCYRGNKYCGGQGIYLYYLARALQQLGHEVDLIVGPPYPDVPEGVRVHKLDSLNLYDRRHDGRSLFEYNRPFDLMTPFNLFEFGGTKLGMFPEIFTFSLKAYMKIRELALSGHRYDVIHDNQCLAYGLLWMKTLGIPVVATIHHPLPIDTRAELAQTTSAWQRFRQLILYPPFMQGFVSRRLDAVITDSESSSEEIRREFRIADDKLHIAYCGVDTQIFRNGNGHHAKDRNGHGRLIVVGRTSDRKKGILFLLKALHILKGLGVKVKLTVVDEVELNETYAPDLIKKFDIEDMVTFTGRVTNDELVEHYSLSDIAITASVYEGFGLPAAEAMSCSIPVITTNAGALPEVVGRDGSCGVLVPPEDPDALADAIKRLLADADLRRKLAVGGRKRIEERFTWEACARRCVEVYESVIAARKR, encoded by the coding sequence TTGAAGATATGCCTTCTTTGCTATCGAGGTAACAAATACTGCGGCGGGCAGGGCATTTATCTTTATTACCTGGCCCGAGCGCTTCAGCAGCTGGGGCACGAGGTTGATCTCATCGTCGGGCCGCCGTATCCCGATGTCCCCGAGGGCGTTCGTGTGCACAAGCTGGACAGCCTGAACCTCTACGACCGCCGCCACGACGGCCGGTCATTGTTTGAGTACAACCGTCCGTTCGATCTGATGACCCCGTTCAACCTGTTCGAGTTCGGCGGTACGAAGCTGGGCATGTTCCCGGAGATATTTACATTCAGCCTCAAGGCCTATATGAAGATCCGCGAGCTGGCACTGAGCGGGCATCGCTACGATGTAATCCATGATAACCAGTGCCTTGCTTACGGGCTGCTGTGGATGAAAACGCTGGGCATACCGGTCGTTGCCACCATACACCACCCCCTGCCCATAGACACCCGCGCCGAACTGGCCCAGACCACCAGCGCCTGGCAGAGGTTCCGCCAGCTAATCTTGTACCCGCCGTTCATGCAGGGCTTCGTATCGCGGCGACTGGATGCGGTCATCACAGATTCCGAGAGTTCCTCCGAAGAGATCCGCCGCGAGTTCCGTATAGCCGACGATAAGCTGCATATCGCGTACTGCGGCGTGGATACACAGATATTCCGCAACGGCAACGGCCATCACGCAAAGGACAGGAACGGTCACGGGCGTCTCATCGTTGTGGGACGCACCAGCGATCGCAAAAAAGGCATCCTTTTCCTGCTAAAAGCGCTGCACATACTAAAGGGCCTTGGCGTCAAGGTCAAGCTGACCGTTGTCGATGAGGTTGAACTCAACGAGACCTACGCTCCCGATCTGATTAAGAAATTCGATATCGAGGATATGGTGACGTTCACCGGCAGGGTGACTAACGATGAACTGGTAGAGCATTACTCGTTATCCGATATCGCTATCACCGCGTCCGTTTACGAAGGCTTCGGGCTTCCCGCGGCCGAGGCCATGTCCTGCAGCATTCCCGTTATTACCACAAACGCTGGCGCACTGCCCGAGGTCGTGGGCCGGGACGGCAGCTGCGGCGTGCTGGTCCCGCCCGAGGACCCGGACGCCCTGGCCGATGCCATCAAGCGACTGCTGGCCGACGCCGACCTGCGCCGGAAGCTGGCGGTCGGCGGCAGGAAGCGCATTGAGGAGCGCTTCACATGGGAGGCCTGCGCCAGACGGTGCGTAGAGGTCTATGAAAGCGTCATAGCGGCGCGTAAGCGATAG
- a CDS encoding glycosyltransferase family 4 protein encodes MKICLLCNRGNMFCGGQGVYLYYLSRELHRLGHEVHAIVGPPYPQLAEGVVEHRVENLNLFEFGFPKHDPFKIFTPLNLYDVAVTRVGKFPEMFTFSFRSYDKLRRIMSENKFDIIHDNQTLGYGNILMKSLGVPVVATIHHPLPIDKKTDLPYIHSIQGRLRRILFYPFFMQHLSAAAMDRVITVSDNAAREINNSFKVPHKKMRVVYNGIDTDAFRPLEGVQKEKGRIIVVANTSDRKKGVLYLLRAVRDLRKEMDVKLTIVDRGRPDNEYTPALAERCGLNGSVEFTGRLSTEDLVKQYNRAEVAVIPSLYEGFGLPAAEAMSCGVPVVSTTAGALAEVVDEASGILVPPGDHTAIAEAVRRLLSDDDLRRRMGVVGRDRVLRMFSWEEAARKTLDVYREVM; translated from the coding sequence TTGAAGATCTGCCTCCTCTGCAACCGGGGCAACATGTTCTGCGGCGGGCAGGGGGTTTACCTTTACTACCTGTCGCGGGAGCTGCACCGGCTGGGGCACGAGGTTCATGCTATCGTCGGGCCGCCGTATCCGCAGCTCGCGGAGGGCGTGGTCGAGCACCGCGTCGAAAATCTAAACCTCTTCGAGTTCGGTTTCCCCAAGCACGACCCTTTCAAAATTTTCACCCCTCTCAATCTCTATGATGTCGCCGTGACGCGTGTAGGCAAGTTCCCCGAGATGTTCACCTTCAGCTTCCGTTCGTATGACAAGCTGCGCCGGATAATGAGCGAGAATAAATTTGACATAATACACGACAACCAGACTTTAGGCTACGGTAATATACTTATGAAGTCGCTCGGCGTTCCCGTTGTGGCTACCATCCATCACCCGCTGCCCATCGATAAGAAGACCGACCTGCCTTATATCCACAGCATACAGGGCCGTTTGCGCAGGATACTTTTCTATCCCTTCTTCATGCAGCACCTCTCGGCGGCGGCTATGGACCGCGTCATAACGGTGTCCGATAATGCGGCCAGGGAGATAAACAATTCGTTCAAGGTTCCGCATAAAAAGATGCGCGTGGTCTATAACGGCATCGATACGGATGCTTTCCGTCCGCTGGAGGGTGTCCAGAAGGAGAAGGGGCGCATCATCGTCGTGGCCAATACGTCGGATCGCAAGAAGGGCGTGCTCTACCTCCTGCGCGCCGTGCGCGACCTGCGCAAGGAGATGGATGTCAAACTGACCATCGTCGACCGCGGGCGGCCGGATAACGAGTATACGCCGGCGCTGGCCGAGCGCTGCGGCCTTAACGGCAGCGTGGAGTTCACCGGCAGGCTGAGCACCGAGGATCTGGTAAAACAGTACAACCGGGCCGAGGTCGCGGTCATCCCCTCGCTGTACGAAGGGTTCGGTTTGCCGGCGGCCGAGGCCATGTCCTGCGGAGTGCCCGTCGTCTCCACTACGGCCGGGGCGCTGGCGGAGGTCGTGGATGAGGCGAGCGGCATACTCGTGCCTCCGGGCGATCATACGGCTATAGCCGAAGCGGTGAGGCGGCTGTTGAGCGACGACGACCTGCGCCGGCGCATGGGTGTGGTGGGGCGCGACCGGGTGCTCCGGATGTTCAGCTGGGAGGAAGCCGCCAGGAAGACGCTCGATGTGTACCGGGAGGTCATGTAA
- a CDS encoding class I SAM-dependent methyltransferase, whose amino-acid sequence MLTVNYEIFKIKEGDKFLDVGCGEGRHSFEASSRLNHGGDGGLVCSLDLDNLSLRKAHYVLNYMESQNDGTKNWLVLMGDSLRLPFRDASFDKIICSEVMEHVPDPDQGIAEMVRVLKPGGLMAVTVPTYVPEKICWMIDEDYYNRPGCHVRIFTTKKLVAILRRHNLRVYGIRFEHAFHSTYWIMRCCFGLMNEKARIPAMYRKHLLDRQIITRSKFAAGMERIFNFIHPKSIVVYTVKPKE is encoded by the coding sequence TTGCTCACCGTTAACTACGAGATATTCAAGATAAAAGAGGGCGACAAGTTCCTCGACGTCGGCTGCGGCGAGGGCCGCCACAGCTTCGAGGCCTCGTCTCGTTTGAACCACGGCGGCGACGGCGGGCTGGTGTGCTCCCTGGATCTCGATAACCTCAGTTTGAGGAAGGCCCACTATGTACTGAACTACATGGAGTCGCAGAACGATGGAACTAAGAACTGGCTGGTGCTCATGGGCGACTCGCTGCGTTTGCCCTTCCGCGACGCCAGCTTCGATAAGATCATCTGTTCCGAGGTCATGGAACACGTGCCGGACCCCGACCAGGGCATCGCCGAGATGGTGCGCGTGCTGAAGCCGGGCGGCCTGATGGCTGTCACCGTCCCGACCTATGTACCGGAGAAGATATGCTGGATGATCGATGAGGATTATTACAACCGTCCCGGCTGCCACGTGAGGATATTCACTACGAAGAAGCTCGTTGCGATACTACGCCGCCACAACCTCAGGGTCTACGGGATACGTTTCGAGCATGCCTTCCATTCAACGTACTGGATTATGAGGTGCTGTTTCGGTCTGATGAACGAGAAGGCCAGAATACCGGCCATGTACCGCAAGCACCTTCTCGACCGGCAGATCATCACCAGGTCCAAATTCGCCGCGGGCATGGAGCGCATTTTTAATTTCATACATCCCAAGAGCATAGTCGTTTATACCGTAAAACCCAAGGAGTGA
- a CDS encoding N-acetyltransferase — translation MKIEKARISDVKQIHKLVNSHASKGEMLPRALSELYENIRDFFVIRQDDKVVACASLHIFWDDLGEIRATAVASDAQSKGLGSKLVKACMDEAGSLGLGKVFCLTYQPGFFEKCGFHVVDKAELPQKVWGECMRCPKFPDCDEIALICNLDV, via the coding sequence ATGAAAATAGAGAAGGCCCGTATCAGCGACGTAAAGCAGATTCACAAGCTGGTGAACTCCCACGCGTCCAAGGGGGAGATGCTGCCGCGCGCCCTGAGCGAGCTATATGAAAATATCCGCGATTTCTTCGTCATAAGGCAGGACGATAAGGTTGTCGCCTGCGCATCGCTGCATATCTTCTGGGATGACCTGGGAGAGATAAGGGCTACCGCGGTGGCCAGCGACGCGCAGTCCAAAGGCCTTGGCTCAAAACTGGTCAAGGCGTGCATGGATGAGGCCGGGTCGCTGGGCCTGGGCAAGGTCTTCTGCCTGACATATCAGCCGGGCTTCTTTGAGAAGTGCGGCTTCCACGTCGTCGACAAGGCGGAGCTTCCGCAGAAGGTCTGGGGCGAGTGCATGCGCTGTCCCAAATTCCCCGATTGCGATGAAATCGCGCTGATATGCAATTTGGATGTGTAG
- a CDS encoding 4Fe-4S dicluster domain-containing protein, protein MSQATTEKEQAVNMIDVYIMGKKYKVPEGLTILTAMEYCGYRMIRGVGCRSAFCGACGTVYNFKGDPALRFALACQKLIEPDMCLTQIPFFPASKPSYDINTMEPTVDQVLEIYPELIKCFGCNTCTKACPQDLDVIGYMSAAIRGDLKDVTEKSFDCLMCGLCAARCAQGLVPYNIALLARRLHAKHQTKIPEQTLKRIEEINAGKYDAEIHEMQKMSVEQLTKKYNERKIHEE, encoded by the coding sequence TTGAGTCAAGCAACCACAGAGAAAGAACAGGCCGTAAACATGATTGACGTCTACATAATGGGCAAAAAATATAAGGTGCCCGAAGGACTGACCATCCTGACGGCGATGGAGTACTGCGGCTACAGGATGATACGCGGCGTGGGATGCCGGTCCGCGTTCTGCGGCGCGTGCGGCACCGTCTACAATTTCAAGGGAGACCCGGCGCTCCGGTTCGCCCTGGCCTGCCAGAAGCTCATCGAGCCGGATATGTGCCTGACGCAGATACCGTTCTTCCCGGCAAGCAAGCCCAGCTACGATATCAACACGATGGAGCCCACCGTCGACCAGGTGCTCGAAATATATCCCGAACTGATCAAATGTTTCGGCTGCAACACCTGCACCAAGGCTTGTCCCCAGGACCTGGATGTTATCGGCTACATGTCCGCCGCCATCAGGGGCGACCTGAAGGATGTCACCGAAAAATCATTCGACTGCCTGATGTGCGGGCTGTGCGCCGCCAGATGCGCCCAGGGGCTGGTGCCCTACAACATCGCGCTGCTGGCCCGACGCCTGCACGCCAAACACCAGACTAAGATTCCCGAGCAGACTTTAAAGAGGATCGAGGAGATAAACGCCGGCAAGTACGACGCCGAGATACACGAGATGCAGAAGATGAGCGTCGAGCAGCTGACGAAGAAGTACAACGAGCGAAAGATACACGAAGAATAA
- a CDS encoding acyl-CoA dehydrogenase family protein — translation MDFTIPEELKMLQNSVKQFVKDELMPLEREILGREGDQATGRVALSPEEEDKLFALVDEMGMWGVSVPEELGGAGLPLLGICLVEEELARTIVPFNLGDISPILYEANDAQRQNYLKPLLAKEKKSCIAMLEGKADPIAMETTARRENGSYIINGSKLCMSHITDPGDFAMVFAVTDKEKGTRGGTTCFLVDRDTPGYTASGCGERQGSRAQVIEPIVLTFDNCKVPAENVIGKEGEAFHLGAKWLPPRRIARGARCVGAAERLLEICKEYAQNWQAFGKLIQERPGVQRCLADTAIEAHAARLMVYYAACKADAEEDVHIDSAMVKVFATDMLDRTADRVTRLYGGPGYTTSVPMTMLCRNAIAATASDEALELQRTIIARNILR, via the coding sequence ATGGATTTCACCATTCCCGAAGAATTGAAGATGCTGCAGAACTCGGTGAAGCAGTTCGTCAAGGACGAGCTGATGCCGCTGGAGCGTGAGATACTGGGCCGCGAAGGCGACCAGGCCACCGGCAGGGTGGCGCTTTCTCCCGAGGAGGAGGATAAGCTGTTCGCGCTGGTGGATGAGATGGGCATGTGGGGAGTGAGCGTGCCCGAGGAGCTCGGCGGCGCAGGGCTGCCCCTGCTGGGCATATGCCTGGTTGAAGAAGAGCTTGCGCGAACCATCGTGCCCTTCAACCTGGGCGATATATCACCGATCTTGTACGAAGCCAACGACGCCCAGCGCCAGAACTATCTCAAGCCGCTGCTGGCGAAAGAGAAGAAGTCTTGCATCGCCATGCTTGAGGGCAAGGCCGACCCTATTGCGATGGAAACGACGGCCAGGCGCGAGAACGGCTCTTACATCATAAACGGAAGCAAGCTGTGCATGTCGCATATCACGGATCCGGGCGACTTCGCCATGGTCTTTGCCGTGACCGACAAGGAGAAGGGCACCCGCGGCGGAACGACATGCTTCCTGGTCGACCGCGACACCCCGGGCTATACCGCATCCGGATGCGGCGAGCGTCAGGGCAGCCGCGCCCAGGTCATCGAGCCCATAGTGCTGACATTCGACAACTGCAAAGTTCCCGCCGAGAATGTCATAGGCAAGGAGGGCGAGGCCTTCCACCTGGGAGCCAAGTGGCTGCCGCCGCGGCGCATAGCCAGAGGCGCCAGGTGCGTGGGCGCGGCGGAGAGGCTGCTGGAGATATGCAAGGAATACGCCCAGAACTGGCAGGCCTTCGGCAAGCTGATCCAGGAGAGGCCCGGCGTGCAGCGCTGCCTGGCGGACACAGCGATCGAGGCGCATGCCGCCAGATTGATGGTGTATTACGCCGCGTGCAAGGCGGACGCCGAAGAGGATGTACATATCGATTCCGCCATGGTCAAGGTCTTCGCCACCGATATGCTGGACCGGACGGCGGACCGGGTCACGCGGCTCTACGGAGGGCCGGGATATACGACAAGCGTTCCCATGACCATGCTGTGCCGTAACGCTATAGCCGCTACCGCGTCGGACGAGGCGCTGGAGTTGCAGCGGACAATCATCGCCAGGAATATCTTGAGATAA